A region from the Variovorax sp. RKNM96 genome encodes:
- a CDS encoding response regulator: protein MANILVVDDELGIRDLLFEILNDEGHNVELAENAAEARAARQRARPDLVLLDIWMPDTDGVTLLKEWSTAGLLSMPVIMMSGHATIDTAVDATRIGAFAFLEKPITLQKLLKAVEQGLARESARRAAAGVVPTPVGGHQAAAITTTGDSLLMASLASVPVPDAGPQSTQSFDLDRPLRDARDGFEKAYFEFHLAMENGSMTRVAEKTGLERTHLYRKLKQLGVDLSRGRRTAV, encoded by the coding sequence ATGGCAAACATTCTCGTGGTCGATGACGAGCTGGGCATCCGGGACCTGCTCTTCGAAATTCTCAATGACGAAGGCCACAACGTGGAGCTCGCGGAGAACGCCGCCGAGGCACGCGCCGCGCGGCAACGCGCGCGGCCCGACCTCGTGCTGCTCGACATCTGGATGCCCGACACCGATGGCGTCACACTGCTCAAGGAGTGGTCCACCGCCGGGCTCCTGAGCATGCCCGTCATCATGATGAGCGGCCACGCCACCATCGACACCGCGGTCGACGCAACGCGCATCGGCGCCTTCGCCTTCCTCGAAAAACCGATCACGCTGCAGAAGCTGCTCAAGGCCGTGGAACAGGGGCTCGCACGCGAGAGCGCACGCCGCGCTGCGGCGGGTGTGGTGCCCACACCGGTCGGCGGTCATCAGGCGGCCGCGATCACCACGACGGGCGACAGCCTGCTGATGGCATCGCTGGCCTCGGTGCCGGTACCCGATGCCGGCCCGCAGTCGACCCAGAGCTTCGACCTCGACCGCCCGCTGCGCGATGCACGCGACGGCTTCGAGAAGGCGTACTTCGAATTCCACCTCGCGATGGAGAACGGCTCTATGACCCGCGTCGCAGAGAAAACCGGTCTGGAACGCACCCATCTTTATCGCAAGCTCAAACAACTTGGCGTCGATCTTTCAAGAGGCCGCAGAACCGCTGTATAA
- a CDS encoding ATP-binding protein yields the protein MSTKPRSGAAATPAARRSRAMRWAVGVGAAMVTAIGLVLMFLLAQATNNRELYERYYVRLFGINVVVAVLLVLVIGWVAFRLLRRLRQGKFGSRLLIKLAAIFALVGVVPGALVYVVSYQFVERSIESWFDVKVEGALDAGLNLGRATLDSLSDDLATKTRVASAQLSSVSDASAGLALERIRDQLEASDVVLWTGSGQLIAGAGTSRFQLNPERPTAQQFRQVRPDRPLAHVEGLDETAAPGAAQPVASVRALAMVQRPGFDFDTAPRYLQVTRPLPPAVVKNALDVQEANREYQERALARGGLRRMYIGTLTLSLFLAVFGAVLLAVLFGNQLARPLLVLADGVRQVAAGDLRPTAVLQGKDELGGLTRSFAVMTQQLADARGAVEKTMGQLDAARANLQTILDNLTSGVIVLDAKGTVLSTNPGATRVLRAPLAAYEGQALVDVPGLADFGAKVQQQFDEFQVERMQHGLDHWQHAFELHATGTDLPQQDGVINLVARGAELPGAARLLVFDDISEIVSAQRAQAWGEVARRLAHEIKNPLTPIQLSAERLEMKLSGKVAAPEQAILVKSVKTIVDQVDAMKRLVNEFRDYARLPAADLKPVDLNALLADVLQLYHAENLPIVLRSELDVRCPPIRGDEQQIRQVIHNLLQNAQDAAEAAASSTGRAGEVVIRTRLGDSGQRVRLTVQDSGPGFAENILKRAFEPYVTTKTKGTGLGLAVVKKIADEHGARIELSNRVVDGTVAGAQVSLSFALAGEPRAAAAHTEDSKSSTA from the coding sequence GTGAGCACTAAACCGCGCAGCGGCGCAGCGGCCACACCCGCCGCACGCCGCTCGCGCGCGATGCGCTGGGCCGTGGGCGTCGGCGCGGCCATGGTCACAGCCATCGGCTTGGTGCTGATGTTCCTGCTGGCCCAAGCCACCAACAACCGGGAGCTGTACGAGCGCTACTACGTGCGCCTGTTCGGCATCAATGTCGTGGTGGCGGTGCTGCTGGTGCTGGTGATCGGCTGGGTCGCCTTCAGGCTGCTGCGGCGGCTGCGCCAGGGCAAGTTCGGCAGCCGGTTGCTGATCAAGCTGGCGGCCATCTTCGCGCTGGTGGGCGTGGTGCCGGGGGCGCTGGTGTACGTCGTGTCGTATCAGTTCGTCGAGCGCTCGATCGAGAGCTGGTTCGACGTCAAGGTCGAAGGCGCGCTGGACGCCGGCCTGAACCTCGGGCGCGCCACGCTTGATTCCCTATCCGACGACCTCGCGACCAAGACCCGCGTCGCCAGCGCGCAGCTGTCGTCGGTGTCCGATGCGAGCGCCGGTCTCGCGCTGGAGCGCATCCGCGACCAGCTCGAGGCGAGCGACGTGGTGCTGTGGACGGGGTCCGGCCAGCTCATCGCCGGCGCGGGCACCTCGCGCTTCCAGCTCAACCCCGAGCGGCCGACCGCACAGCAGTTTCGCCAGGTGCGCCCCGACCGCCCGCTCGCACATGTCGAGGGGCTGGACGAAACCGCCGCGCCCGGCGCCGCACAACCCGTCGCGAGCGTGCGCGCGCTCGCCATGGTGCAGCGGCCCGGCTTCGACTTCGACACCGCACCGCGCTACCTGCAGGTCACACGGCCGCTGCCGCCGGCCGTGGTCAAGAACGCGCTGGACGTGCAGGAAGCCAATCGCGAATACCAGGAGCGGGCGCTCGCGCGCGGGGGGCTGCGCCGCATGTACATCGGCACGCTCACCCTGAGCCTGTTCCTCGCCGTGTTCGGCGCGGTGCTGCTGGCCGTGCTGTTCGGCAACCAGCTCGCCCGCCCGCTGCTCGTGCTGGCCGACGGCGTGCGCCAGGTGGCCGCCGGCGACCTGCGGCCCACCGCCGTGCTGCAGGGCAAGGACGAGCTGGGCGGCCTCACGCGCTCGTTCGCCGTCATGACGCAGCAGCTGGCCGATGCGCGCGGCGCCGTCGAAAAGACCATGGGCCAGCTCGACGCGGCCCGCGCCAACCTGCAGACCATCCTCGACAACCTGACCTCGGGCGTGATCGTGCTCGACGCCAAGGGCACGGTGCTCTCGACCAACCCCGGCGCCACCCGCGTGCTGCGCGCGCCGCTGGCGGCCTACGAAGGCCAGGCGCTCGTCGACGTGCCGGGCCTGGCCGACTTCGGCGCCAAGGTGCAGCAGCAGTTCGACGAGTTCCAGGTCGAGCGCATGCAGCACGGCCTGGACCACTGGCAGCACGCCTTCGAGCTGCACGCCACCGGCACCGACCTGCCGCAGCAGGACGGCGTGATCAACCTCGTTGCGCGCGGCGCGGAGTTGCCCGGCGCCGCGCGGCTGCTGGTGTTCGACGACATTTCCGAGATCGTGTCGGCCCAGCGCGCGCAGGCCTGGGGCGAGGTGGCGCGGCGCCTGGCGCACGAGATCAAGAATCCGCTCACGCCGATCCAGCTTTCCGCCGAGCGGCTCGAGATGAAGCTCTCGGGCAAGGTCGCGGCGCCCGAACAGGCGATCCTGGTGAAGTCGGTCAAGACCATCGTCGACCAGGTCGATGCGATGAAGCGGCTGGTGAACGAATTCCGCGACTACGCGCGGCTGCCCGCGGCCGACCTGAAGCCGGTCGACCTGAATGCGCTGCTGGCCGATGTGCTGCAGCTCTATCACGCCGAGAACCTGCCGATCGTGCTGCGCTCGGAGCTTGATGTGCGCTGCCCGCCGATCCGGGGCGACGAGCAGCAGATCCGCCAGGTCATTCACAACCTGCTGCAGAACGCGCAGGACGCCGCCGAGGCCGCGGCCAGCAGCACGGGCAGGGCGGGCGAGGTCGTCATCCGCACCCGGCTGGGCGATTCGGGCCAGCGCGTGCGCCTCACGGTGCAGGACAGCGGCCCGGGCTTTGCAGAAAATATTTTGAAGCGCGCCTTCGAACCCTACGTCACGACGAAAACAAAAGGTACCGGTTTGGGGCTCGCGGTGGTCAAGAAGATCGCGGATGAGCACGGCGCGCGCATCGAGCTTTCCAATCGCGTTGTCGACGGGACTGTGGCAGGGGCGCAAGTCTCGCTATCATTCGCGCTGGCAGGCGAGCCGCGGGCAGCGGCCGCTCACACCGAAGACTCGAAGTCTTCCACCGCCTGA
- a CDS encoding lema family protein, translated as MSVLPESLASWIVIAVLLFWFVGAYNRLVRLRAAVLQAYATLDAALGRQLDFVQASISAAPQENPPSQELLSSIAPLQAATTQLATLLGATRLHPLDAGGMAALGTALQVLISAWQRQHPDAVTVFDADGTLSRPVPAQPGTVAAPNAAEPIAWPEPSAAAEIARSQFNLAVGHYNDAIVQFPALLVAWAVRLRPAAPLR; from the coding sequence ATGAGCGTGTTGCCCGAATCGCTGGCCAGCTGGATCGTCATTGCGGTGCTGTTGTTCTGGTTTGTCGGTGCCTACAACCGGCTGGTGCGCCTGCGCGCGGCCGTGCTGCAGGCCTATGCGACGCTCGACGCGGCGCTGGGCAGGCAGCTCGATTTCGTCCAGGCCAGCATCAGCGCCGCGCCGCAGGAGAACCCGCCGTCGCAGGAACTCCTGTCGTCGATCGCGCCGCTGCAGGCGGCCACCACCCAGCTGGCCACCTTGCTGGGCGCTACGCGGCTGCACCCGCTCGATGCGGGCGGCATGGCCGCGCTGGGTACGGCGTTGCAGGTGCTGATCTCCGCCTGGCAGCGCCAGCATCCGGATGCGGTGACGGTTTTCGATGCCGACGGGACGCTTTCGCGCCCTGTGCCGGCGCAGCCTGGTACTGTCGCCGCGCCGAACGCGGCCGAGCCGATCGCCTGGCCCGAACCCTCGGCCGCCGCGGAAATCGCGCGCAGCCAGTTCAACCTGGCGGTGGGGCACTACAACGACGCGATCGTCCAGTTTCCGGCGCTGCTGGTGGCATGGGCCGTGCGTCTGCGTCCGGCCGCGCCCCTGCGCTGA
- the rsmB gene encoding 16S rRNA (cytosine(967)-C(5))-methyltransferase RsmB, with amino-acid sequence MQPPLWRQLQLTAGALASIRAGTSGSVAFEAVEPALRPGVQALGFQVLRWLGRAEALRRHLAKRTPPPLPDALLCTALGLAWDAERAPYEPFTLVDQAVEAAKRNPATRAQASFINACLRRFLRERDELVAITDQEPVAQWNHPRWWIEKLKRDHPRDWQRILNADNAQAPMTLRVNTQKSTAAAYLLELEAAGLPATRIGASGLQLGRARPVQQLPGFADGACSVQDAAAQMAAPLLLDGLLPAKPGAAPLRVLDACAAPGGKTAHLLELAGPGAAEVIALEVDAVRSRRIDETLSRLGLQAKVVVADAARPADWWDGTPFDAILLDAPCTASGIVRRHPDVRWLRRESDTAQLAAQQAALLAALWPLVRPGGRLLYCTCSVFREEGSQQIDAFLAHNTDARLQPSPGHLLPQSGGNVRGVPDNPSGDHDGFFYALLEKR; translated from the coding sequence CTGCAGCCACCGCTGTGGCGCCAGCTGCAATTGACGGCGGGTGCGCTCGCGTCCATTCGCGCCGGCACCTCGGGCTCCGTCGCTTTCGAGGCCGTCGAGCCCGCGCTGCGGCCCGGCGTGCAGGCGCTCGGCTTCCAGGTGCTGCGCTGGCTCGGCCGCGCCGAGGCGCTGCGCCGCCATCTGGCCAAGCGCACGCCGCCGCCGCTGCCCGATGCCTTGCTCTGCACCGCGCTGGGCCTCGCCTGGGACGCCGAACGCGCGCCCTACGAACCCTTCACGCTGGTCGACCAGGCCGTCGAAGCGGCCAAGCGCAACCCGGCGACCCGGGCGCAGGCCAGCTTCATCAATGCGTGCCTGCGCCGGTTCCTGCGCGAGCGCGACGAACTCGTGGCCATCACCGACCAGGAACCCGTCGCGCAATGGAACCATCCGCGCTGGTGGATCGAGAAGCTCAAGCGCGACCATCCCCGCGATTGGCAGCGGATCCTGAATGCGGACAACGCGCAGGCGCCGATGACTTTGCGCGTCAACACCCAGAAATCGACGGCGGCTGCTTATCTATTAGAGCTGGAGGCCGCGGGCCTCCCGGCCACGCGCATCGGTGCCAGTGGTCTCCAACTGGGACGCGCGCGGCCGGTGCAGCAATTGCCCGGGTTCGCCGACGGTGCCTGCTCGGTGCAGGACGCAGCCGCGCAGATGGCGGCGCCCCTGCTGCTCGATGGCCTGCTGCCGGCGAAGCCCGGCGCCGCGCCGCTGCGCGTGCTCGACGCCTGCGCCGCCCCCGGCGGCAAGACCGCGCACCTGCTCGAACTGGCCGGTCCGGGTGCCGCCGAGGTGATCGCCCTCGAGGTCGACGCCGTCCGCAGCCGCCGGATCGACGAAACCCTGAGTCGCCTCGGCTTGCAGGCCAAGGTGGTGGTGGCCGATGCAGCGCGTCCCGCCGACTGGTGGGACGGCACGCCTTTCGACGCCATCCTGCTCGACGCACCATGCACTGCTTCGGGGATCGTGCGCCGCCATCCCGACGTCCGCTGGCTGCGCCGCGAAAGCGACACCGCCCAGTTGGCCGCACAGCAGGCCGCGCTCCTGGCCGCGCTCTGGCCGCTTGTGCGGCCCGGCGGCCGTCTCCTTTACTGCACCTGTTCCGTCTTCCGGGAAGAGGGCTCGCAACAAATTGATGCGTTCCTTGCACACAACACTGACGCACGATTGCAACCGTCCCCGGGCCATTTGCTGCCCCAAAGCGGGGGGAATGTCCGTGGCGTCCCGGACAATCCCTCAGGTGACCACGACGGCTTCTTCTACGCCCTGCTTGAAAAACGCTGA
- the rpoC gene encoding DNA-directed RNA polymerase subunit beta', which translates to MKSLLDLFKQFTPDEHFDAIKIGMASPEKIRSWSFGEVKKPETINYRTFKPERDGLFCAKIFGPIKDYECLCGKYKRLKHRGVICEKCGVEVTQTKVRRERMGHIDLAAPCAHIWFLKSLPSRLGLVLDMTLRDIERVLYFEAYVITDPGMTPLKKFGIMSEDDYDAKRKEYGDEFVAKMGAEGIKDLLQGIELDSEIERLRGDLTGSEVKVKKNSKRLKVLEAFRKSGIKPEWMVLDVLPVLPPDLRPLVPLDGGRFATSDLNDLYRRVINRNSRLRRLLELKAPEIIARNEKRMLQEAVDSLLDNGRRGKAMTGANKRALKSLADMIKGKSGRFRQNLLGKRVDYSGRSVIVVGPTLKLHQCGLPKLMALELFKPFIFSRLEAMGIATTIKAAKKEVESGTPVVWDILEEVIKEHPVMLNRAPTLHRLGIQAFEPILIEGKAIQLHPLVCAAFNADFDGDQMAVHVPLSVEAQMEARTLMLASNNVLFPASGEPSIVPSQDVVLGLYYTTRDRINGKGEGLIFSDIGEVQRALDANEVELTAKVAVRITEYTKDKETGVFTPSTSLVDTTVGRALLSEILPKGLPFSNINKALKKKEISKLINVSFRKCGLKETVVFADKLLQNGFRLATKAGISIAIDDMLVPAEKHGIIERSAKEVKEIEQQYVSGLVTSGERYNKVVDIWGKAGDEVSKVMMAKLSKQKVIDRHGKEVEQESFNSIYMMADSGARGSAAQIRQVAGMRGLMAKPDGSIIETPITANFREGLNVLEYFISTHGARKGLADTALKTANSGYLTRRLVDVTQDLVVTEQDCGTHGGYLMRAIVEGGEVIESLRDRILGRSAADDVLHPENRSVLLKAGEMFDEDNIEVLEAQGVDEVKVRTALTCETRFGICATCYGRDLGRGGLINIGEAVGVIAAQSIGEPGTQLTMRTFHIGGAASRAAIASSVEAKSNGSIGFNATMRYVTNSKGELVVISRSGEIVIHDEHGRERERHKVPYGATLAVKADQQIKAGHVLANWDPLTRPIITEFAGKTQFENVEEGLTVAKQVDEVTGLSTLVVIDPKRRGAAKVVRPQVKLIDASGAEVKIPGTDHSVTIGFPIGSLVQIRDGQDVGPGEVLARIPVEGQKTRDITGGLPRVAELFEARSPKDKGMLAEMTGTVSFGKETKGKIRLQITDPEGTVWEDLVPKEKNILVHEGQVVNKGESVVDGPADPQDILRLLGSEELARYIVDEVQDVYRLQGVKINDKHIEVIVRQMLRRVVVDNIGETSYISGEQVERSEMLNTNDALRAEGKIPATFTNLLLGITKASLSTDSFISAASFQETTRVLTEAAIMGKRDELRGLKENVIVGRLIPAGTGMAYHQARKVKDQMDEAERRAIAESEAAELAGSSSDATTTADASEGAATE; encoded by the coding sequence ATGAAATCGCTACTCGACCTGTTCAAGCAATTCACGCCCGATGAGCATTTCGATGCCATCAAGATCGGCATGGCTTCGCCCGAGAAGATCCGCTCGTGGTCTTTCGGTGAAGTGAAGAAGCCCGAGACGATCAACTACCGCACGTTCAAGCCCGAGCGCGACGGTCTCTTCTGCGCCAAGATCTTCGGCCCCATCAAGGACTACGAGTGCCTGTGCGGCAAGTACAAGCGCCTGAAGCACCGCGGCGTGATCTGCGAGAAGTGCGGCGTTGAAGTCACGCAGACCAAGGTGCGTCGCGAGCGCATGGGTCACATCGACCTGGCCGCGCCCTGCGCCCACATCTGGTTCCTGAAGTCGCTGCCGTCGCGCCTGGGCCTCGTGCTCGACATGACGCTGCGCGACATCGAACGCGTGCTGTACTTCGAAGCCTACGTGATCACCGACCCCGGCATGACCCCGCTGAAGAAGTTCGGCATCATGTCCGAGGACGACTACGACGCCAAGCGCAAGGAATACGGCGACGAATTCGTGGCCAAGATGGGCGCCGAAGGCATCAAGGACCTGCTGCAGGGCATCGAGCTCGACAGCGAGATCGAACGCCTGCGCGGTGACCTGACCGGCTCCGAAGTCAAGGTCAAGAAGAACTCCAAGCGCCTGAAGGTGCTGGAAGCCTTCCGCAAGTCGGGTATCAAGCCCGAGTGGATGGTGCTCGACGTGCTGCCCGTGCTGCCGCCGGACCTGCGTCCGCTGGTGCCGCTGGACGGCGGCCGCTTCGCGACCTCCGACCTGAACGACCTGTATCGCCGCGTCATCAACCGCAATTCGCGTCTGCGCCGCCTCTTGGAGCTGAAGGCTCCGGAAATCATCGCGCGCAACGAAAAGCGGATGCTGCAAGAGGCTGTCGACTCGCTGCTGGACAACGGTCGTCGCGGCAAGGCCATGACGGGCGCCAACAAGCGCGCGCTCAAGTCGCTGGCCGACATGATCAAGGGCAAGAGCGGTCGTTTCCGCCAGAACTTGCTGGGCAAGCGCGTCGACTACTCGGGCCGTTCGGTCATCGTGGTGGGCCCGACGCTCAAGCTGCACCAGTGCGGCCTGCCGAAGCTGATGGCGCTCGAACTCTTCAAGCCCTTCATCTTCTCGCGCCTCGAAGCCATGGGCATCGCGACCACGATCAAGGCTGCCAAGAAGGAAGTCGAATCGGGCACGCCGGTGGTCTGGGACATCCTGGAAGAAGTGATCAAGGAACACCCGGTCATGCTGAACCGTGCGCCTACGCTGCACCGTTTGGGCATTCAGGCGTTCGAGCCGATCCTGATCGAGGGCAAGGCCATCCAGCTGCACCCGCTCGTTTGCGCGGCCTTCAACGCCGACTTCGACGGCGACCAGATGGCCGTCCACGTGCCGCTGTCGGTGGAAGCGCAGATGGAAGCCCGCACGCTGATGCTGGCCTCCAACAACGTGCTGTTCCCGGCTTCGGGCGAACCGTCGATCGTTCCTTCGCAGGACGTGGTGCTGGGTCTGTACTACACGACCCGCGACCGCATCAACGGCAAGGGCGAGGGCCTGATCTTCTCCGACATCGGTGAAGTGCAGCGCGCGCTGGACGCCAACGAAGTCGAACTCACCGCCAAGGTGGCAGTGCGCATCACGGAATACACCAAGGACAAGGAAACCGGCGTCTTCACGCCGTCGACCTCGCTCGTGGACACCACCGTGGGCCGCGCGCTGCTGTCCGAGATCCTGCCGAAGGGCCTGCCGTTCTCGAACATCAACAAGGCGCTGAAGAAGAAGGAAATCTCCAAGCTCATCAACGTCTCGTTCCGCAAGTGCGGCCTGAAAGAGACCGTCGTGTTCGCCGACAAGCTGCTGCAGAACGGCTTCCGCCTGGCGACCAAGGCCGGTATCTCGATCGCGATCGACGACATGCTGGTGCCCGCCGAGAAGCACGGCATCATCGAGCGCTCCGCCAAGGAAGTGAAGGAGATCGAACAGCAGTACGTCTCCGGTCTCGTGACCTCCGGCGAACGCTACAACAAGGTGGTGGACATCTGGGGCAAGGCCGGCGACGAAGTGTCGAAGGTCATGATGGCCAAGCTCTCCAAGCAGAAGGTCATCGACCGCCACGGCAAGGAAGTCGAGCAGGAGTCGTTCAACTCCATCTACATGATGGCCGACTCCGGCGCCCGCGGTTCCGCAGCGCAGATTCGCCAGGTGGCCGGCATGCGTGGCCTGATGGCCAAGCCTGACGGCTCGATCATCGAGACGCCCATTACCGCGAACTTCCGCGAAGGCCTGAACGTGCTGGAGTACTTCATCTCCACCCACGGTGCCCGTAAGGGTCTGGCCGACACGGCGCTGAAGACGGCGAACTCGGGTTACCTGACCCGTCGTCTGGTCGACGTGACGCAAGACCTGGTCGTGACCGAGCAGGACTGCGGCACGCACGGCGGCTACCTGATGCGCGCGATCGTCGAAGGCGGTGAAGTGATCGAGTCGCTGCGCGACCGAATCCTCGGCCGCTCGGCTGCGGACGACGTGCTGCACCCGGAAAACCGTTCGGTGCTGCTCAAGGCCGGCGAGATGTTCGACGAAGACAACATCGAAGTCCTGGAAGCCCAGGGCGTCGACGAAGTCAAGGTCCGCACCGCGCTGACCTGCGAAACCCGCTTCGGCATCTGCGCGACCTGCTACGGCCGCGACCTGGGCCGCGGCGGCCTGATCAACATCGGCGAAGCCGTCGGTGTGATCGCGGCGCAGTCGATCGGCGAACCCGGCACGCAGCTGACGATGCGTACCTTCCACATCGGTGGCGCGGCATCGCGTGCGGCCATCGCTTCGAGCGTGGAAGCCAAGTCGAACGGTTCGATCGGCTTCAACGCCACGATGCGCTACGTGACCAACAGCAAGGGCGAGCTGGTCGTGATTTCGCGTTCGGGCGAGATCGTCATCCATGACGAACACGGCCGTGAGCGCGAACGCCACAAGGTGCCGTACGGCGCGACCCTGGCCGTCAAGGCCGACCAGCAGATCAAGGCCGGCCACGTGCTCGCCAACTGGGATCCGCTGACGCGCCCGATCATCACCGAGTTCGCCGGCAAGACGCAGTTCGAGAACGTCGAGGAAGGCCTCACGGTTGCCAAGCAGGTGGACGAAGTGACCGGTCTGTCGACCCTGGTCGTGATCGACCCGAAGCGCCGCGGCGCTGCCAAGGTCGTGCGCCCGCAGGTGAAGCTCATCGACGCCTCCGGCGCCGAAGTGAAGATCCCGGGCACCGACCACTCGGTGACGATCGGCTTCCCGATCGGCTCGCTGGTGCAGATCCGCGACGGCCAGGACGTGGGCCCCGGCGAAGTGCTGGCGCGCATTCCGGTCGAAGGCCAGAAGACGCGCGACATCACCGGCGGTCTGCCGCGTGTTGCCGAGCTGTTCGAAGCCCGTTCGCCGAAGGACAAGGGCATGCTGGCCGAAATGACCGGTACCGTGTCGTTCGGTAAAGAGACCAAGGGCAAGATTCGCCTGCAGATCACCGATCCGGAAGGCACGGTCTGGGAAGACCTCGTGCCGAAGGAAAAGAACATCCTGGTGCACGAAGGCCAGGTGGTGAACAAGGGCGAGTCCGTGGTCGACGGTCCGGCGGACCCGCAGGACATCCTGCGCCTGCTGGGTTCGGAAGAACTGGCGCGCTACATCGTGGACGAAGTGCAGGACGTGTACCGCTTGCAGGGTGTGAAGATCAACGACAAGCACATCGAGGTGATCGTTCGCCAGATGCTGCGCCGCGTCGTGGTCGACAACATCGGCGAGACCAGCTACATCTCCGGCGAACAGGTCGAACGCAGCGAAATGCTCAACACCAACGACGCCCTGCGCGCCGAAGGCAAGATCCCCGCGACGTTCACGAACCTGCTGCTGGGTATCACGAAGGCATCGCTGTCCACCGACTCGTTCATCTCGGCTGCTTCGTTCCAGGAAACGACGCGCGTGCTGACCGAAGCCGCGATCATGGGCAAGCGCGACGAGCTGCGTGGCCTGAAGGAAAACGTCATCGTCGGCCGCCTGATTCCTGCAGGCACCGGCATGGCCTACCACCAGGCCCGCAAGGTCAAGGACCAGATGGACGAAGCCGAGCGCCGCGCCATCGCCGAATCCGAAGCCGCCGAACTGGCGGGTTCCTCGAGCGATGCAACGACCACGGCCGACGCCAGCGAAGGCGCCGCGACCGAATAA
- a CDS encoding DUF4390 domain-containing protein — MLAWLPAPAAAQNRPGAAITQMRLEQADDGVYLSAGVQFELPSLVEEVLDKGIAIYFVAEAEMYQERWYWTDRKVAQVTRHMRLAYQPLTRRWRLNVSPVPITGAAGFGISLNQNFDTLGDALEAIKRIGRLRMGDAAEIGDDPLHQVTFRFRLDTSQLPRPFQIGVVGQADWNISAERTARLALEKQR, encoded by the coding sequence ATGCTGGCGTGGCTCCCGGCCCCGGCCGCCGCCCAGAATCGCCCGGGTGCGGCGATCACCCAGATGCGCCTGGAGCAGGCCGACGACGGCGTCTACCTCAGCGCCGGCGTGCAGTTCGAGCTGCCCTCGCTGGTCGAGGAGGTGCTCGACAAGGGCATCGCCATCTACTTCGTGGCCGAGGCCGAGATGTACCAGGAGCGCTGGTACTGGACCGACCGCAAGGTCGCCCAGGTTACGCGCCACATGCGGCTGGCCTACCAGCCGCTCACCCGCCGCTGGCGGCTCAATGTGTCGCCGGTGCCGATCACCGGCGCTGCCGGCTTCGGCATTTCCCTGAACCAGAATTTCGACACCCTGGGCGACGCGCTGGAAGCCATCAAGCGCATCGGCCGGCTGCGCATGGGCGATGCGGCCGAGATCGGCGACGACCCGCTGCACCAGGTGACCTTCCGCTTCCGCCTCGATACCTCGCAGCTGCCGCGGCCGTTCCAGATCGGCGTGGTCGGGCAGGCCGACTGGAACATCTCGGCCGAACGCACCGCGCGCCTGGCGCTGGAGAAGCAGCGGTGA
- a CDS encoding alpha/beta hydrolase, with product MDIHMRHRRIRVGDVETFYREAGPSDAPVVLLPHGYPCSSYEFRNLMPRLADRWRLVAPDYPGAGYSATPKGFDYSFDGYADFLDRFVKALGIERFALYLHDFGSPIGARLAIKAPERVVALIIQNGDIPYEDALGPKYAEIENTWTLPVAQMRAKLAEAITEEVFKEEFLNAVRPELAERIPPDLWKLHWSLVTPERREIAISLIAGLKENRAWFPQHRQYLAEHRPPTLIMWGPQDHYMPEKSGRAYLRDLPDAEFHLLDGGHWLLETHLDEVVTLTRDFLGRVHAPPGKG from the coding sequence ATGGACATTCACATGCGGCACCGCCGCATCCGGGTTGGCGATGTCGAAACCTTCTACCGCGAGGCCGGGCCGAGCGATGCGCCCGTCGTCCTGCTGCCGCATGGCTACCCGTGTTCATCGTACGAATTTCGCAACCTCATGCCGCGCCTGGCCGACCGCTGGCGGCTGGTCGCGCCGGACTATCCCGGCGCCGGCTACAGCGCGACACCGAAGGGCTTCGACTACAGCTTCGATGGCTATGCGGATTTTCTCGATCGCTTCGTGAAAGCGCTTGGCATCGAACGCTTCGCCCTGTACCTGCACGACTTCGGATCGCCGATCGGCGCGCGCCTGGCCATCAAGGCACCCGAGCGCGTGGTGGCGCTCATCATCCAGAACGGCGACATTCCTTATGAGGATGCGCTGGGGCCGAAGTACGCCGAGATCGAGAACACCTGGACGCTGCCGGTGGCGCAGATGCGCGCGAAGCTGGCCGAGGCGATCACCGAAGAGGTGTTCAAGGAGGAGTTTCTCAACGCAGTGAGGCCCGAGCTTGCCGAGCGCATTCCTCCCGACCTGTGGAAGCTGCACTGGTCGCTGGTGACGCCCGAGCGCAGGGAGATCGCGATCAGCCTGATCGCAGGGCTGAAGGAGAACCGCGCCTGGTTCCCGCAGCACCGCCAATACTTGGCCGAGCACCGCCCGCCGACGCTGATCATGTGGGGGCCGCAGGATCACTACATGCCGGAGAAATCAGGGCGCGCCTATCTTCGGGATCTGCCGGACGCCGAGTTCCATCTGCTGGACGGCGGGCACTGGCTGCTGGAGACGCACCTCGATGAAGTGGTGACGCTGACGCGGGATTTTCTAGGGCGGGTACATGCACCGCCCGGTAAGGGATAA